The following DNA comes from Streptomyces globosus.
GATGACCGGATCAGTGCGCCGGTCGCAGGCGGCCCTGCCCCCGCGGACGCCCGAGAGGGAGGAAGATGGGCCGTATGACTGCGAACTCTGCGATCGTCTCCGCCTCCGCCCTCGCCGCGGAACTGGCCGGTCCGCGGCCGCCGGTGCTCCTCGACGTCCGCTGGCAGCTGGGCGGGCCGAACCAGCGCCCCGCCTACGACGCCGGGCACCTGCCGGGTGCCGTGTACGTGGACCTCGACCGCGAACTGGCAGGTCCGCCGGGGGCGGGCGGGCGCCATCCGCTGCCCGACCCGGAGGAGTTCGGGGCCGTGATGCGGCGTGCCGGGGTCTGTGCGGACGTGCCGGTCGTCGTCTACGACGGCGGGCAGGGGTGGGCGGCGGCCCGCGCCTGGTGGCTGCTGCGCTGGTCCGGGCACCGGCAGGTGAGCGTCCTGGACGGCGGGCTGGCCGCCTGGACGGCGGCCGGAGGCGCGGTGACATCCGAACCCCCGGCCCCGGTCCAAGGCGATTTCAAGCCAACTCCCGGCGCAATGGGGCTGCTCGATGCGGACGGGGCGGCCGCCCTGGCCCGTGAAGGGGTCCTGCTGGACGCGCGGGCGGGCGAGCGGTACCGCGGCGAGGTCGAGCCGATCGACCCGGTCGGCGGCCACATCCCCGGCGCCCTGTCGGCGCCCACGGCGGACAACACCGGCCCGGACGGGCTGCTCCTGCCCGCCGCCGAACTGCGGGCGCGGTTCGCGGGACTGGGGGCGACGGGCGGGGCGCCCGTCGGCGTGTACTGCGGCTCGGGCGTCTCGGGCGCGCACGAGGTGCTCGCGCTGGAGGTGGCCGGGATCGGCGCCGCGCTGTACGCGGGCAGCTGGTCGGAGTGGTCCGCGGACCCGCAGCGGCCGGTGGCCACGGGGCCGGACCCGCAGTAGTGCGCGGCGCACCGGCCCGCCGGGCGCGGCGGGCCGGGCAGCACGCGGGGGCTACTCCTGCTTCTTGCGGCGGGTGCCGAAGACGATCTCGTCCCAGCTCGGCACCGCCGCGCGGCGGCCCGGGCGGACGCCGTCGGCCTCGGCCTGCCGGTCGGTGGTGCCGGTCAGGCGGTCGCGGTGGCCGGCCACCGTGCGCGGCATCAGCACGTCCGCGTACGCGGTGCCCGCGCCCGCGGACGCCGAGGCGGCCGGGGGCTCCTCCGCCTCCGCCTCCTCGGCGGGGGTGTCGGTGCGCTCGGGGACCACGAGGTCGCCGCGGAAGCTCGGCACCGCCTCCAGCAGGCTCGTCAGCGAATCCCGCTCCTCCTCCGGCTCCGGAGCGGGTGCGACGGGCCGCTCCGGCCGGTCCAGCGTGCGGTCGAGGGGCCGGTCCCGCGGCAGGCGCGCGATCCGCGGCACGAAGGGGAAGCTGGGCTCCGGGGCGGCCGGCAGGTCGTCGGCCTCGCCGATCAGCGAGCGGGCCTCGTCGTCCACGGCGACGACGAGGCGGCGCGGCGGGTCGTAGGTCCAGCTCG
Coding sequences within:
- a CDS encoding sulfurtransferase, yielding MTANSAIVSASALAAELAGPRPPVLLDVRWQLGGPNQRPAYDAGHLPGAVYVDLDRELAGPPGAGGRHPLPDPEEFGAVMRRAGVCADVPVVVYDGGQGWAAARAWWLLRWSGHRQVSVLDGGLAAWTAAGGAVTSEPPAPVQGDFKPTPGAMGLLDADGAAALAREGVLLDARAGERYRGEVEPIDPVGGHIPGALSAPTADNTGPDGLLLPAAELRARFAGLGATGGAPVGVYCGSGVSGAHEVLALEVAGIGAALYAGSWSEWSADPQRPVATGPDPQ
- the sepH gene encoding septation protein SepH, whose translation is MTSAGTTREVPMPELRVVAVSNDGTRLVLKAADSTEYTLPIDERLRAAVRNDRARLNQIEIEVESHLRPRDIQARIRAGASAEEVAQLAGIPVDRVRRFEGPVLAERAFMAERARKTPVRRPGENTGPQLGEAVQERLLLRGVDKDTVQWDSWRRDDGTWEVLLVYRVAGETHSASWTYDPPRRLVVAVDDEARSLIGEADDLPAAPEPSFPFVPRIARLPRDRPLDRTLDRPERPVAPAPEPEEERDSLTSLLEAVPSFRGDLVVPERTDTPAEEAEAEEPPAASASAGAGTAYADVLMPRTVAGHRDRLTGTTDRQAEADGVRPGRRAAVPSWDEIVFGTRRKKQE